Proteins from a single region of Thiomicrorhabdus sp. Kp2:
- a CDS encoding peptidylprolyl isomerase, with protein sequence MTRRVFLTLKASLLTLLISTTVFAETAPATNTSTAMENPQVLVETTEGTIVMELYPNKAPKTVENFLKYVNEGFYDDTIFHRVIPGFMIQGGGFTEDFNKKITHAPIQNEADNGLRNRIGTVAMARTNDPHSATAQFFINVAQNTFLDFREKTPRAWGYAVFGKVTSGMKAVNKIRMKKTGFKNGMKDVPVETIKIIKARQIK encoded by the coding sequence ATGACAAGAAGAGTGTTTTTAACCCTTAAAGCTAGCTTACTGACCTTATTGATTAGCACAACTGTTTTTGCTGAAACAGCACCCGCGACCAATACTTCTACGGCAATGGAAAACCCTCAGGTTTTGGTTGAAACGACAGAAGGTACCATTGTAATGGAGCTGTATCCGAATAAGGCACCTAAAACGGTTGAAAACTTTCTTAAATACGTCAATGAGGGGTTTTATGATGACACAATCTTTCACCGCGTAATTCCTGGATTTATGATTCAAGGTGGTGGATTTACTGAAGATTTTAATAAAAAAATCACTCACGCCCCTATTCAAAATGAAGCAGACAATGGCTTACGTAACCGTATTGGTACAGTCGCAATGGCGAGAACCAATGACCCACATTCTGCAACCGCACAATTTTTTATTAATGTTGCTCAAAATACCTTTTTAGATTTTCGTGAAAAAACACCTCGTGCTTGGGGATATGCCGTTTTTGGTAAGGTGACCAGCGGGATGAAAGCGGTAAATAAAATTCGTATGAAAAAGACGGGGTTCAAAAACGGCATGAAAGATGTTCCCGTTGAAACCATAAAAATCATTAAAGCCCGTCAAATCAAGTAA
- a CDS encoding peptidylprolyl isomerase, protein MSKVIIETTMGNITVELDDEKAPIGAENFVHYVMDGFYKDTIFHRIIPNFMVQGGGMVEGMQEKDSGAPIENEADNGLKNDRGTLAYARTMDPHSATTQFFINLKDNSFLNHTGKDMQGWGYAVFGKVTEGMDVVDAMAGVETTSRMGHQDVPVDDITILKTTLIED, encoded by the coding sequence ATGTCAAAAGTAATTATTGAAACCACCATGGGTAATATCACCGTTGAACTAGATGATGAAAAGGCGCCAATTGGCGCTGAAAACTTTGTCCACTATGTTATGGATGGTTTTTATAAAGATACAATCTTTCACCGCATTATCCCTAACTTTATGGTGCAAGGTGGTGGCATGGTTGAAGGCATGCAAGAAAAAGATTCTGGCGCCCCCATTGAAAACGAAGCTGACAATGGTTTAAAAAATGATCGTGGAACTCTAGCATACGCTCGCACAATGGATCCACACTCTGCCACTACCCAGTTTTTTATTAACTTAAAAGACAACAGTTTCCTAAACCATACTGGTAAAGACATGCAAGGCTGGGGTTATGCCGTCTTTGGTAAAGTTACAGAAGGAATGGATGTGGTTGATGCGATGGCAGGTGTAGAAACAACAAGCCGAATGGGACACCAAGACGTGCCTGTCGATGACATAACCATTCTTAAAACAACGTTAATCGAAGATTAG
- the cysS gene encoding cysteine--tRNA ligase → MSLQIYNTETRKKEIFTPIHPGKVGMYVCGVTVYDLCHIGHARVMVVFDTVVRHLRAIGYEVNYVRNITDIDDKIINRALENGESIQELTTRMIKEMHADEAAMNVLRPDMEPKATEHMEDIRHMIGTLIEKGFAYPAANGDVYFKVKAFDSYGRLSGKNIDDLESGARVDVNEVKQDPLDFVLWKASKENEPSWDSDWGKGRPGWHIECSAMSTKCLGNHFDIHGGGMDLSFPHHDNEIAQSECATGEHYVNTWMHCGFVRIDDEKMSKSLNNFFTIREVLKVYHPEVIRYFLLSSHYRSPVNYSEENLNSAKASVGRLYSALEGVEFSSDVQPTADTTFESEFMAVMNDDFNTPKAIAVLFELAKEINKTKQPGLVALLIKLANQIGLLEENAESFFKSQPSDSDLTDEMIAQLIEERKSARAEKNFARSDEIRDLLADQGIELLDSAEGTTWRRA, encoded by the coding sequence ATGAGCCTACAAATCTATAACACTGAAACTCGCAAAAAAGAGATTTTTACTCCAATTCATCCAGGTAAAGTTGGAATGTATGTGTGTGGAGTCACTGTTTATGATTTGTGTCATATTGGACATGCGCGCGTTATGGTGGTGTTTGATACCGTTGTGCGTCATTTAAGAGCAATTGGCTATGAAGTTAATTACGTTAGAAACATTACCGATATTGATGACAAAATCATAAATCGTGCGCTAGAGAATGGTGAATCCATTCAAGAACTGACAACACGAATGATTAAAGAAATGCATGCCGATGAAGCTGCCATGAATGTCTTAAGGCCTGATATGGAACCAAAGGCGACTGAGCATATGGAAGATATTCGCCATATGATAGGCACTCTAATTGAAAAAGGTTTTGCTTATCCAGCTGCAAATGGCGATGTTTATTTTAAGGTTAAGGCATTTGACTCCTACGGACGCCTTTCTGGAAAAAACATCGACGATCTAGAATCTGGTGCTCGAGTTGATGTTAACGAAGTAAAGCAAGACCCATTAGATTTTGTGCTCTGGAAGGCGTCAAAAGAGAATGAACCTAGTTGGGATTCAGACTGGGGGAAAGGTCGTCCAGGTTGGCATATAGAGTGTTCAGCCATGTCGACAAAATGTTTAGGAAATCATTTTGATATTCATGGTGGCGGAATGGATTTATCTTTCCCACATCACGACAACGAAATTGCACAATCAGAATGTGCAACAGGTGAGCATTACGTTAACACCTGGATGCATTGCGGTTTTGTCAGAATTGATGATGAGAAAATGTCAAAATCGCTCAATAATTTCTTTACCATTCGCGAAGTTTTAAAGGTCTATCATCCTGAAGTCATTCGCTACTTTTTGCTGTCTAGTCACTACCGTAGTCCAGTGAACTATTCAGAGGAAAATTTAAACAGTGCTAAGGCAAGTGTCGGGCGTTTATATTCAGCACTTGAAGGTGTTGAGTTTTCGAGTGATGTACAGCCAACCGCAGACACAACCTTTGAAAGCGAATTTATGGCGGTCATGAATGACGATTTCAATACACCAAAAGCGATTGCCGTCTTATTTGAGTTGGCGAAAGAAATCAATAAAACCAAACAACCAGGCCTGGTAGCTCTATTAATTAAACTTGCAAATCAAATCGGTTTATTAGAAGAAAATGCTGAGAGCTTTTTTAAATCTCAGCCGTCGGATTCAGACTTAACGGATGAAATGATTGCACAATTAATTGAGGAAAGAAAAAGCGCAAGAGCAGAAAAAAACTTTGCTCGTTCAGATGAAATACGTGATTTATTAGCTGATCAAGGAATTGAATTATTAGACAGCGCTGAAGGAACAACTTGGAGAAGAGCATAA